gctgttgacgtccgcagccccgttttctcccttatctttgttatttatgataattccagactttgtaaaatattagtaaactctgtagtagctcatgacttgtgacaccccgatttcgggctgagttgggagggttttccttgttctatcacgtttatttctcatttaagattatattgcccatgatttagacttattcctgctaagtaattataaagagatgtactgttttgttgattggctggccttgtcctcacgagaggcgccatcacgaccaggttgggattttgggtcgtgacagatgttTGGTTGCTGATTTGAGATAGGAAAATTTTTGGGATAGTCCAAaaacaggggaaactctgtccgattttctgtaaaatactgatgaggcttacttgggggcaTTTGCTCCTAGGTgtcggtcatgatcctaaattggatcgtgacactgCGTCTGCTTAAGAGAAAAGATACACAATCGTCATATTTTAGTATACACATGacctgctgaagacctcacatttactcatcataagcataatgcaaaattgagttcctctgactcaactcttccacagctatatctcttaccaaccatctttctagatgtaagtatcgttgtattacgaataaaatagaatttaggagttttaaTTCTTACAAGTGatctctaccacatgatctagagtaagaaaaaagagtgacagtcctaaatgccctgtagcctcctgcttataagtgtggtgcacaacacacccataaataaaactctattagacacggcttgtagactccctaggatagaattGCTCTAATagcacttttgtcacgacccaatccaaTGAGCCACGATGggtacccggtgccttactcaaccgagtaccaacgtaacatatcttatGTATCAtattatcataggtaaatgaaccaaaAAGGCTgccatgagataactagaataatcATGAGCGAATACTCGACAGGGGATGACTCAACATGATATACAGACTTATACATAtaacatacaggcctataaggccggcatgatcctttatatactcaaaacacaGGCtggcaaggccatacaagtatccatgtacataacatctgtctacaagcctctaagagtagataaatattATAAAGGTCaagacagagccccgccatactaattaatacatgtccaaatcatactgaccaattaggcaactctggagcaaatggagtgtACCAATACCTTCTGCTgaactgatagcctacttgaGGGATTCTCAACTTGTCTATtaggacctacgggcatgaaacgcagtgtccccagacaaaagagacgtcagtacaaaaaaagtaccgagtatgtaaggcaggaaaagCCATATACAATAGGcatgaaagaaatatggagtaaaggactcaacctgtaagtctgaatagctctatgaatcatgaaacatttataatgtcatgcatatatgtataaatttcataccatgcataggtatatgtgtacataacatcatcaagcctttaagggcattccatcatatcatctcagccactatggataaaatcatcaacgtatactagctgatcagatgtggtgcgtatataacaccataacctttcctcataccctatatacatacatacatacatacatatatatatatatatatatgtatatatgtatatatatatatatatatatatatacaacgccatctgttcatgggtcaatgtgtGTGTATAACTGAATACAATGTATAAGAAGtgagttaataagatttctcaatATGTCCTAAGATCATTACGcttttgattaatatcataaaataaactctatcaacttacatattttttaagacctatgaacagacgatagaataataggacatgGAATCATGAACATAGGAACCCATAGTACttttaagaatagagtcatttgtgaaagttgcgtgtttgctcgtttcgtatatatcatatggatcatgccaaaaggaaataagggataaccttaacatacctgagccgattctcttgacaatccttctaacacacaTAAATCATGATGAAACACGTAACAGCGAGATCGTAATCggaaaaaatctgtatgatatccttgagaaagattgcaccgtatttccttagaatcgcaaatctcACGTTGCTATAGTATTATGTTGTTTCATATGAATTCATTTTTGAGACTATATCTGTTACTTAGCAACATACACCTCCCTCTTAATGATATAGGAAGGTGTCTTAAAATTATGGGTTGTGGGCCCCACTATTGTGGACTTAGCCAATAATTTTTCTAAATATGCCACCTAGTCTCATGAACCAAGAGTCATTGCTTAGTCTTAGCAATTAAACCCCTTGCTGCCACATTTGGAGTAATGTTTCCTCCAAACTTATCCACCAATTTCCAATTACATTGTTAATCTCCCaccaaaaattaataattaaccaattatctgcataattaagaattatctcaaattatttaaaatactaatcacttttagcactctttatataccttactatcatggtcatatgatactttgtatgatactagtctataaatacagggtattaatgcttggaccgtattttaacTCAAAATGTTAAACTTcgacaaaactcattttcttcaactcgTTTAACCTTTTATCTTCACAgctttacttatcacttgttataaataacataacacttataatctcaaaataatcttgtccttgaactgatgtcaattatcttacgacaaatctaACGTACAATATTATGGGATGTAACATCGATATAATACTGTGAGGTGTAACATCTATCGGGTCCCCACACATCACCATGCaatgtatgaacaaaaattagtagtAGTACATAGAGGAAATGGTAGCCTTGTTTGCCTTGCCAAAGGGCATACAATGCAAGTGTCATCAGAGTTTTTATAATTATGATGCTGGAATCCAATCATGGTTTTCAAAGTCATTGTAGGCTCATGTCCTAACCTCCTATGCCATAAGGCTACATCCATTATTCTATTCTTAGTGATCATATTTATAGTAGGTAAGCTTTTTTTGGAGTTAATAGCCTAGGAATTATTCTGGGAACTTGAGCTTGGATATCGGTTATATTGACCCCTGCAGAGTAGAAAATATAAAGACTatcatcttttctatcaatcccCTTCACCTGACCACCGGAGAGTTCCTGAAAAATGCATAAATCAGGAAAGAACATCACTGCCAATCTTATCTCCTTTGTTAGCTTTGAGACAGATTACAGATTGTACTTGAAATCAGGTATATGAAATATATTGCTAATTGTTTGGCCCTGAACAATATAAGTTGATCCTATGTGACTTATGGAAGCAACATTTCCTGTAGGCAGTTGAACTGTACTATTATTACCATTAGTCAACCTCTTAGGATTAACTAATAGGCTAAGAATGTGCACCATATGACTCGAGGCACTTGAGTCTACTATTCACTTAGCTAACACTTCTGGAGTCACTACACAAGATGTCATACCTACTGGAAATGGTGTAGTTGTAGTTGAGTTGTTCCCCTCACTTCTTTTTCCCAGTAGCTGAATTATCTACTCATACCATTCTTGAGTGAACCATGGAACATTTAGCATCACATTCTGAATCCCCCGTACAGTTATTGCACCATATTGAACTTGTGAATACCTGCAAAATTAGTTGTGAAATTTTGATTGTTCTTGTAGCACCTGTTGTTTCTTGAGTAAAATGAGTTGTATTTCCTGATCCAGCTTTCTTCTTGGTCTTAAAGTCTAGAGGATATCCATTTAGCTTATAACACGTCTCCCTAGTGTTCCCTTTAAAGTTGCAATAGTCACAGTATATAGTATTCTTCTTGGACCTGTAGTTGCTCCCTCCAGTATAACTATGTCCACTAGGGTAATTGTTGCTGAGTCCTCCAGTATGAGTATGATTTTTTGTGGCATTATTGTACCCTTTACCACTGAATATACCAGTACTGTTGTTTAGTATTCCTCTAGTTTTACTACTAAACAAGGTAGTGCCTTTAGTAACTTAAGAGACCTGTGATGAATGGCACATAGACCTTATGCTTTTCTCAGATATGATCATTGCATAGACTTTATTGATGGAAGGGACATGCAACATGTTCAAAATCTGATTGCTTGACTGAGAATGGGACTCATGTAGCCCCACAAGAAACTGTAGTAACCTTTGATACTGAAAATGCTCCACATATTTTTTCGATTTATCACAGCCACACCCAGGGCAGGGCATACGAGCATCGAATTTTGTGCAGAATTCTTTCAACTTAGAGAAGTAAGTAGGCACATATGATATTCCCTTAGTTAGTGTAGCAATCTGTTTATGAAGATATAACACACGAGAACCATTCATTTTATCAAATCTCTCCTTGAGATCCATCCAAATCTTATGAGCACTCGTGGCATACACCATACCACACAATAATTCAGCACTTACTAAGTTCATAATCCAAGAGAGTATTATTGCATTGTATTTTTCCCACAATTCATGAAGAGATACATTGAATTTCTCCTTAGGATATCTACCATCCACAAACCCTAGCTTACTTTTTTCTAGTAAAGTAACATGAATTACACTACTCCACATTATATAATTTTCAGGTCTAGTTAATTTGACTGAAATCAGAGAACTACCTGGAGTATCACATGGCTGGAGAAACAAGGGATGATGTTGGTCAATTAAAGTTGAGCTACCGCCAGTAGCTGCTATGCTTGGGTCAATTTCTTCATTCTCGACCGTCATTGTTAATGAGGAACTCGAGCTCAGATGAAGAAgcaaaaaatagagaagaaactGCTAATTGTTCGTATTAGCCATAACTTCAAAGATATCGAAAAATTTATCAGAACACTAACACTGAAGGCAACTTAGATCTAGGAGATTGATAACGAAGCGTGAATCATAAACgcgagctctgataccatgatgaaATCCTAGATCTAATCTGAGCTGCTAACTTGAGAATGAAGGAGGGGCACTTACACATTAATGGAGAAGAAAGAGTTCCTTCATTTTCTGTTACAAACACTGTACACTAGCCGTGTATACATACAACCAAGTTAGCTACTAACTACCTACTTAACAAACTAAATTTTCCACTAACTTAGCTTAGCTTACATCCAGTTATACATTTCACTAACCATACACCTAATACTTCAACACAAATCCATTATTCTTTTTGGGACGAAAAGAATGATTAGAATTGTATATTATCTACCGTAATTAGTGGCAGAAAACTAATTCTCCTAACATGATACTAGTTGAAAGTTAATTTGTTACGAATCAAAGTTTAAAATTTAGACGGTAAATAGATTGTTGGTATACTTTTAAAGTAGGAAGTTGATATTGGGTAAGAGAAACTAATACATAAATTCGCAGAAAAATTCCTAAAGTGGAGAGGGGGACCATTGGAAAAAATGCACAAGAAAACAGAGTGTCCGTCCGTCTAAGCCTATAGTCTGCATCTCAGAATGTCCCTGCATTGGTCTAAACAGAAGTagtaatttgttttattttctgtATCGTACGTGATTCGTGGGTATTTCTTGTGAAAAAAGTTGCTCAGCTTTTTTTTCTTAGCAGGAACTTATACATTAGGTGCTGCCAAATGGCAATAGTGACTCCGACAAATTGACGGATGGCTGCAAAATGATAGTTATAGTCTCTCTTGATATTAACATCTCTATTTTGTGTGCAGAATAACTCCAACATTTGATGAATAAATAGTTTCATCTTTTGCGATATAAACCGATCTAGTATAATAAATTACTTAATCGATACCAATATGGAATCACAGATCATAATTACCCTATTCGGATCATTTCATGTGCAAAATACAAATCATAAGAAGACGATGGTGATAACCATTTTAACTAAAACAGTATAGATCAAATACTACTTCATAAGGATTGCTCCAACTCCATATGCAAGATAAATATGTCTTCAACCAGCCTTCAACTAAAAGTTTTATTAACAGAAAGGTAATGGTATTGTTCAAACTTAAGCCACTTCAACAATAGTTAGCTTCCTATAGTCTAATGACTGACATATAGTATAAAATTGGATAACCATCTCCACCCCCCCTATTGTTTATTTACAATTCTCATCCTTTTCTACCAAAAAGACACTAGCAAATACTGTCTCACATAATACTGCAAGCATGAGCATTTTCATCACTGAAAATCTCGGAAGCCTGAATTGCAGAGTACATGTCCATGTACGGATACCCATAGTGAACCTGCATTCCATTATTATCCATTTGCCACGCCTTGTTATTGTCGCCACCTTGCCCATCCTTCCCTTTTCCATTCCCGCCACCGCCACCGCCACCGCCACCgccatttttcttctctcccccTTCCTTCTTCGACAGCACAATTACAACATCTTTTTTTAGCTGCCTCTTTAAGTCCTCCACCAATTCCTTCATATCCATTGAACCAGTCACTGTTACCAAGTCCTTTTCCATGTCCATTTTCATCTCCTTGTAACCTGCAATTCATATTGTCCGTCAACATTCAGGACATTACGGATAAAAACTACTGTTAAAATAgacagaagaagaagaatcttTAATATTAGTCTCACCTTTGTTTTTAGTGATAACTTTCTGAATCTTTTGGATACATCCTTCACAGTGTAGGTGTATCTTCAGTACCGCAGTGGTAAACGGAGGCTACAAcggataattaattattttagtaaTATTCAAGTTTCTCAGAACTAACGAACGTTATTGACAAAAATCCATTAGGCTGTGGCTTATTCCCAGTATATTCAATATCGGAAAACCACCACTTGCCATTTTTAAGTAAAATGCGCTGTAAGCGCAACGTAAATTTGAAATACACTGGAATTGAATAATGACAACGAGTCGTACCATGAAATGCATGCTAACTTGCGCCGACAAATTAAAGAGAAAAGAAGTAGCATGCAACAGAATGAAAACGACGTACGCAAACAGAGAGGTGCAGAATCATTGAGCAGATAGAAT
Above is a window of Nicotiana tabacum cultivar K326 chromosome 8, ASM71507v2, whole genome shotgun sequence DNA encoding:
- the LOC107760074 gene encoding heavy metal-associated isoprenylated plant protein 1-like isoform X1, with protein sequence MGKNTNKQNEEEMKKEEQQKKEGEKNEGKTKSEEQQKKEGGNLTVVLKVDFHCDGCTLKIIKAVRSFEGVEKVTCDGEANKVTVIGKVDPLKLKEKVERKTNKAVQLVSPLPKDCKKQKVPGENGENKKQKPKEREPPFTTAVLKIHLHCEGCIQKIQKVITKNKGYKEMKMDMEKDLVTVTGSMDMKELVEDLKRQLKKDVVIVLSKKEGGEKKNGGGGGGGGGGNGKGKDGQGGDNNKAWQMDNNGMQVHYGYPYMDMYSAIQASEIFSDENAHACSIM
- the LOC107760074 gene encoding heavy metal-associated isoprenylated plant protein 1-like isoform X2 — its product is MKKEEQQKKEGEKNEGKTKSEEQQKKEGGNLTVVLKVDFHCDGCTLKIIKAVRSFEGVEKVTCDGEANKVTVIGKVDPLKLKEKVERKTNKAVQLVSPLPKDCKKQKVPGENGENKKQKPKEREPPFTTAVLKIHLHCEGCIQKIQKVITKNKGYKEMKMDMEKDLVTVTGSMDMKELVEDLKRQLKKDVVIVLSKKEGGEKKNGGGGGGGGGGNGKGKDGQGGDNNKAWQMDNNGMQVHYGYPYMDMYSAIQASEIFSDENAHACSIM